The Terriglobus tenax genome contains a region encoding:
- a CDS encoding molybdenum cofactor biosynthesis protein MoaE, with protein sequence MQIAIVQDVIDAGAVTGSLKAGSDGAMCVFDGVVRDNTRGRRTLYLDYEAYEQMALSQMRVLAEEAIAKFGVRDVAIIHRLGRLYVGETSVLIAVASAHRGASFDACRWVIDTLKKTVPIWKKEQFEDGAVWADGEPFPEEIVRG encoded by the coding sequence ATGCAGATAGCCATAGTTCAGGACGTGATTGATGCAGGGGCCGTTACCGGCAGCCTTAAGGCTGGGTCAGACGGCGCCATGTGCGTGTTTGACGGCGTGGTGCGCGACAACACGCGTGGCCGCAGGACGCTGTACCTGGATTACGAGGCCTATGAGCAGATGGCGTTGAGCCAGATGCGTGTGCTGGCCGAGGAGGCCATTGCGAAGTTCGGCGTGCGGGATGTGGCGATCATCCATCGCCTGGGGCGGCTGTATGTGGGTGAGACCAGTGTGCTGATTGCCGTGGCCAGCGCGCATCGCGGAGCATCCTTCGACGCCTGCCGCTGGGTCATCGACACGCTGAAGAAGACTGTGCCGATCTGGAAGAAAGAGCAGTTTGAGGACGGCGCGGTGTGGGCCGACGGGGAGCCTTTTCCCGAGGAGATTGTGCGCGGGTGA
- a CDS encoding inositol monophosphatase family protein — protein sequence MYLDVALKAAEIAKEAGALLRSYYESGVAAEYKGDVDLVTVADRASEKLIGERLRAMFPDHGIYGEEGTRQALDAEYRWYVDPLDGTTNFAHGFPYFCVSMGLERRPAGLKPEEDGELVAGVIYEPLRDECFVAGKGEGAWLNGRRIHVSKTELMQESLLATGFPSVKRHENPNIHFYHQITLRTHGVRRAGAAAVDLAYTACGRLEGFWEFNLNPWDTAAGVLLVYEAGGTVTGFDGSPFKLDSREVLATNGRITAEVQAVFADLFAGRNLTPIPTPAEFREKREAAK from the coding sequence ATGTATCTGGACGTTGCGCTGAAGGCCGCGGAGATTGCGAAGGAAGCCGGGGCGCTGCTCCGGAGCTACTACGAGAGCGGAGTTGCCGCCGAGTACAAGGGTGATGTCGACCTGGTGACGGTGGCCGACCGGGCCAGTGAAAAGCTGATCGGCGAGCGGCTGCGGGCGATGTTTCCCGACCACGGCATCTACGGCGAAGAAGGCACACGGCAGGCGCTGGACGCCGAGTACCGCTGGTACGTGGATCCGCTGGATGGCACGACCAACTTTGCGCACGGGTTTCCGTACTTCTGTGTCTCGATGGGACTGGAGCGCCGCCCTGCCGGGCTGAAACCGGAGGAAGACGGCGAACTGGTGGCCGGGGTGATCTACGAACCCTTGCGGGATGAGTGCTTTGTTGCCGGAAAGGGCGAGGGCGCGTGGTTAAACGGCCGCCGTATTCATGTCTCGAAGACTGAGCTGATGCAGGAGAGCCTGCTGGCAACCGGTTTCCCCAGCGTGAAGCGCCACGAGAATCCGAATATCCACTTCTACCACCAGATCACGCTGCGGACGCATGGCGTGCGTCGTGCCGGAGCGGCGGCGGTGGACCTGGCCTACACGGCGTGCGGACGCCTGGAAGGCTTCTGGGAGTTCAACCTGAATCCCTGGGATACGGCTGCGGGCGTTCTGCTGGTGTATGAGGCGGGCGGCACGGTGACGGGCTTTGACGGATCTCCGTTCAAGCTGGACAGCCGCGAGGTTCTGGCGACGAATGGACGCATTACGGCAGAGGTGCAGGCGGTGTTTGCAGACCTGTTTGCTGGGCGGAACCTGACACCGATTCCGACGCCGGCGGAGTTCCGCGAGAAGCGGGAAGCGGCAAAATAG
- a CDS encoding VWA domain-containing protein, which translates to MKLAAAVSLGAMLMLGAQEPAQRPGDVPVLRVNTRLVNVAVNVVDQHGALIGGLEQDQFRVLEDGQPQKIAIFERESGTPLSMVLALDTSESMSRDDKLARDAAKRFAKTMLRPQDEMAVEEFSDTVSEIVPFTNDVKRVERGLGSLDYGPSTALYDAVYLSAQRLEDAKRDATRRRVIVLVTDGGDTVKGSTYAQAMEQVQRAGAMVYCLIIVPIYADAGRNVGGEHALIQMTEDSGGRYYYVNDPKDLQRALDKVSDDLRSQYVVGYYAPQGKPGGERLRSIKVEMTQREMAAMYSLRYRTGYYR; encoded by the coding sequence GTGAAGCTGGCCGCTGCGGTATCGCTTGGGGCAATGTTGATGCTGGGAGCGCAGGAGCCTGCGCAGCGTCCGGGGGATGTTCCGGTGCTGCGGGTGAACACGCGCCTGGTGAACGTCGCGGTGAACGTGGTGGACCAGCATGGCGCGCTGATCGGGGGGCTGGAGCAGGACCAGTTCCGTGTACTGGAAGATGGCCAGCCGCAGAAGATTGCGATCTTTGAGCGCGAGAGCGGAACTCCACTGAGCATGGTGCTGGCGCTGGATACCAGCGAAAGTATGTCGCGGGATGACAAACTGGCGCGTGACGCGGCCAAGCGTTTTGCGAAGACCATGCTGCGGCCGCAGGATGAGATGGCGGTCGAGGAGTTCTCCGATACGGTCAGCGAGATTGTCCCGTTTACCAACGATGTGAAGCGTGTGGAGCGCGGGTTGGGCAGCCTGGATTACGGGCCGTCGACGGCGCTGTATGACGCGGTGTATCTCTCGGCCCAGCGGCTGGAGGATGCGAAACGCGATGCCACGCGGCGCCGCGTGATTGTGCTGGTGACCGATGGCGGCGACACGGTCAAGGGATCGACCTACGCGCAGGCCATGGAGCAGGTGCAGCGCGCCGGGGCGATGGTCTATTGCCTGATCATTGTGCCGATCTATGCGGATGCGGGACGGAACGTGGGCGGCGAACATGCTCTGATCCAGATGACCGAAGACTCGGGCGGGCGGTATTACTACGTCAATGATCCGAAGGACCTGCAGAGGGCGCTGGATAAGGTGTCAGACGATCTGCGGTCGCAATACGTGGTGGGTTACTACGCTCCGCAGGGCAAACCGGGCGGGGAGCGGCTGCGGTCCATCAAGGTGGAGATGACGCAGCGGGAGATGGCTGCGATGTACAGCCTGCGGTATAGGACCGGGTATTACCGGTAG
- a CDS encoding MoaD/ThiS family protein — translation MKVLYFGVLRDVFCCPAEELEVGDRCTVGGLRQVFHGRMPEGAWKSMAIAVNQEYAGEEVELQEGDEVALLPPVSGG, via the coding sequence GTGAAGGTTTTGTATTTCGGCGTGTTGCGGGATGTCTTCTGCTGCCCGGCAGAGGAGCTTGAGGTGGGCGACCGGTGCACGGTTGGCGGGTTGCGGCAGGTCTTCCACGGCCGTATGCCGGAAGGCGCATGGAAGTCGATGGCCATAGCCGTCAACCAGGAGTATGCGGGCGAAGAGGTAGAGCTGCAGGAGGGGGATGAGGTCGCCCTGCTGCCGCCGGTGAGTGGCGGGTAA
- a CDS encoding 4Fe-4S dicluster domain-containing protein, with amino-acid sequence MAYVIAEPCIGTKDTACTDACPVDCIHPKKDENGYDGADQLFIDPVECIDCGACVPVCPVSAIYAGDDLPENFAIYADKAKTHFGR; translated from the coding sequence ATGGCATACGTAATTGCAGAACCCTGCATCGGGACCAAGGACACGGCTTGTACGGACGCCTGCCCCGTAGATTGCATTCACCCGAAGAAGGACGAGAACGGCTACGACGGAGCCGATCAGCTCTTTATCGACCCGGTGGAGTGCATCGACTGCGGTGCCTGCGTTCCGGTCTGCCCGGTATCGGCGATCTACGCCGGTGACGACCTGCCCGAGAACTTCGCGATCTACGCGGACAAGGCCAAGACGCACTTCGGCCGCTAG
- a CDS encoding RNA chaperone Hfq, whose protein sequence is MALVNGKRRHKSPPPGETGQEALYLRSLSERQVPVVVKLRDGERVAGWIEYFDDTMIRLTRDGKPNLFIYKQQIRTIAEERRTRSRSGNREVAE, encoded by the coding sequence ATGGCGTTGGTTAACGGAAAGCGTCGTCACAAGTCGCCGCCACCCGGCGAGACCGGGCAGGAGGCGCTGTACCTGCGGAGCCTGAGCGAACGTCAGGTTCCCGTGGTGGTGAAGCTGCGTGATGGCGAACGTGTGGCTGGCTGGATTGAATACTTCGATGACACCATGATCCGGTTGACGCGTGACGGTAAGCCCAATCTTTTCATCTACAAACAACAGATTCGTACGATTGCCGAAGAGCGGCGCACAAGGTCGCGGAGCGGGAACCGTGAGGTAGCCGAGTAA